The segment gcttctgtaatggcgcccggtacaacgttgttgaaagctccctcaatatcgagaaaggctatgagtgagtactctttgtgatgcagagatttctctaccgctgagatcacttcatgaagagccgtttccgtggattttcctttccggtaggcatgctgtgcgcctgtgcgtcctcagttgcagcccgacgagtctctcaaaggttttgaggaggaagggcgataggctgattggtctaaagtcttttgcagctgagtgcgaggctttcccagctttgggaatgaagactatctttgccttaagccatgttcgcggtattgtacccacagccagtatcttcctgaagataccttgtagccagttgatggccgtatccccggccttctgaagttgggccggtattacctggtctgggcctggcgatttgaacgggttgaagctgtttattgcccagcttatgttacgttttgtgaggatgtgatccatcgaggttaccggtccctctcctggaagatgtgccgtctcgatggttgtgcaccctggaaaatgtgtgtctagtagaatgtgcagggactcctcactggagttagtccacgtgccgtcattccttttaagataccctaccgaggggttagcttttgagagaatcttgcgaagccttgcagcctctgacgtttcctcaatttccgagcaaaatttttgccaagaggccctttttgctttccttgtttcctttttatatagtgacagactgattttgtagtctgcccagtggctctcctcgttcgcgcttttggccctgttgaagagggtcctgcagcttttacgtaggatgtctatttgttttgaccaccaggggtttctttttccctctAGGTTTGCTAGAAGGGCACGCTAccgcgaaggctttgttgcatgcctctgtgaacctgttcactaggcgatctaggtcgtcttttgtgtcagggcatgatggtgctttggaggggagtaagtcctccagggctgagctatatttttcccagttggctttcctgggattaatatagtccttaggtttcggacactcgagggatagtgtggtctcgatgtatctgtggtcagagaaagagtggtcatcaaggacttgccaactcttgactatgtctaacaggttggaagacactagggtgatgtcaataacctcctgtcgatttttaattatgaaggtggggtcgttgccccgattacaaataaatagatttgagttaaggatgaagctgaaaagtgactcaccccttacatttgtgttcgagctcccccattgagtgtggtgagcgttggcatcgcaacctattaataggtctatgtccgacctctcgctgtcgctggctagtttgcgaaccaggtcgctgggaggatcgtttccctcatgggccatgtaggacgacatcagccttagatgtgtccctttcagctctaggcttgccgccgtgttgtcgctatcgctatagttatggagcagaaagatattaaggtgctttctggcgagaatgcaggtgcCGGTTCtaccttcatgttgagctacaattatcttgtactccttcgaccctagtccacaaaccttgtctcccactatccaaggttcctggatcagggctacgtctgctccgctctcttcgaggcggagtataagagcagcggatgctgctttacagtggtggagattgatctgaaggagcctcaaggacatccttagtgttctccaccactgtaatgtcggcatccggatcgtcctcgacttcctcgtggcaacacatcgcctcgaagtcgcatctcagcgtgccattggtggagtagccctctgggtctatctctgtgtgatcgtcgggtgcttcgatctccgaggcagcgtcctgctcaactggcttgtcgacaggacgtgtctcggccgccgcatccgacttgtagacctttacggtcacagagctgaacccaaaattgagctcgcctttggcagcctcaatcggcagcactctggagcgcttcggtgtcggcccggagtctcttgtgagcgctgcctttttggctgaggggcttccttcttcggtgcttccttgccaaagttcggcagcaccttcgaggcccactcaaccttctttatccatttgtccgtcgggctggacatctggcttgcgttctgccgacggagtatattgccagcactccttctatcggcatatgtaaaagatttggcttggacactagtagatggtgactcatcacccgccactttaccagcaggcagagcagccgcaggattgcatagccactctgccaaggtatcggtttcgggagccaattcaccacccaccccgacaccgggatgggacccctttgggctctccctagcatcttccgtcgcgcaggttttccctgctgatttgcgggtcgggccaggcctttgggccgctgcctttccctgtttgggattgctccctgttggcatttggggagtgccagactcattttttttgtttttaaattcttccattcttttcccacgagctgcagagaaggggtacggtccgtccgggcagagatccacgttgcccggataaggcatacttagaacagggggctgccaagttcctgagctctccgttaacgactgggctagttttatataccgggcccccagccaggctgactctcggcacgggtcgaataacactcttagtccggcccggtgtgagctgaatgtggggggttgggatgtgggtaggtagtgtgtagggataggggagtgtgtgagctacttatacgaggcggcaccacaagcgcatcgtcagtgttgctacttcgcgaacacccgctggctgtccggggctgcttattttcggtactctccctagggatgtccgattattcgcagctgacctacctatatgacctgtatataggtaggtcgttcgctatccgcaacctgcgacccgtccggtggcctcagctaggccccctttgagccacctcacgagctcatcagaccagatcCTTAAACCTAACAGGAACGATATCTATCTAGAAGCCCGCGTAGCCACTCCCTCAAAGTCCTTGTTGTCGATAGCCAGATGGAAGGATGACGATGGCTTCTTAGTTTCGGATCTTGCAAGGGGTGCGCTTCTGTCCTGCTGGGATACGAGTCTGTTTGGCTGGAATAGGACTCGGTGTGTCTCGAATTGGACTCTATCTGGCGGGGGAATATCGGATACGACTCGGTAGGGTACCTGCGTGAGCCGTCGTCGAGCCCACACTCATTCACTCGAACCGAAAGACCAGAAGAGTGAAGTCGCTGGTAAACGATGGGGCATATCGGTGTTCACGGGCACGCAACAGGTATTCCTCGCCACCGGAGGGTGCGGCCTGTTAAAATTAAAGGATTTTATTGAATTAAAGtttaatatattatattattattatttaaatagagtaataaaataaataataacgtTATAAATTTACCTGGCGTGGTAAGAGGAGGGGATCGCGGCATATCAGTTGGCAGCCAGAGAAGGTCCTGGCCAATAGAGCTGGAGATATTGATCCGGTACCACCCAAACGGGTAAGGCCGCCGGAGAGATTTAAAGTGGGAAAATCGCCACAGCGGCGCAGGACACcgagtaatattccacggaatatcaaaatcgaggcaTATGGTTTACAATCCTTGACGGAGAACGGTTAACCCATTGAAAGCCAAGGGGATATTTTAATATACcgccgaaaataatgaaaaattaataactttagcgcagttcaggttAAAGATATCGTGTTTTTTTAAGTTCAGATGAAAGATATCTTGGATCTACAAGGGCTTCTTCATCATACGAGACGCTATATTGTTGTTGCGGAAAACACAATCAAAGCAATCGCGTAGTAGGAAAAAATTCCagtgtttaaaataagccagcCAAGTAGAAAATATGTTCATTATTTGCATACAATTATGTGGGAAGGTCTGATAgatctatctagctagtaatatttgacgcaatatcaaaatcgaggaatatgtataacaGAACattaattcgtcagtatatttacggttgTTTAAGCCTTGTTTTAGCTAAAATActataaaagcaaggactaaaaactagccAGTCTTGAAAAAAAATTATTCATCAACGGGCTAAAATTATGTGGTCAGAACTAAGGGTTTTAGTTAGCCAGAAGTATTAAACGGATTTCAAAAATTGAACAATATTAACGAATatcctctttcgtttttttgtgtgacctatttcgctaaaacctttttttgtttgacctatttcgctaaaactTTTTTTCagacaaaatccaataaatgcaagtggttaaaataaaccagtcagGTAGAAAaatgattcattaatcggatgaaattatgtgggcaggacTGAGGATTCTATTAAGTTAGTTATATtgcacggaatatcaaaaaaggggaatatgtataatagagCTTGTactcgtcagtatatttatggtatatttttaaaattaaaccgtatattttggtatatttctgagggtcgatAAAACTGATTTCAACTGCATATTCCACTTACTTGAACGAATTATTGCGGCGAATTATTGTGAAATATCTGCATGTCAACAGCCAAGGCCCAGGAATATGACTGCACTGCCAAGTGTACATGTCGCCAACATGGAAACAGCACTACAGCCGCACTCACAAAGCGCTCAATCGACAATCAAAATCTGGGAGCGTTCATCTTCAAGACCTGCGGAAAATTCGCCAACATCATAGATGACCTGGTAAGGGGAGCCCTAAGTGATCGCCTGTGTGCACTGACACTATTAAATTTCCCCAGGGCCGCTCAGCTGTGCACATGTCAGCTTCGGTGGCGCGATATGAGATTCTGGAGTGGCTTTTGAACCACGGAGCGTACATTAACGGACTCGATTACGAGTCTGGCAGTAGTCCCTTGCACAGGGCCTTGTACTATGGCTCCATAGACTGTGCTGTGCTTCTGCTGCGCTATGGGGCAAGTCTGGAACTGCTAGACGAAGACACACGGTTTCCGCTGCAAGCCATCTGCCGCAAGTGCGACGAAGATTTCACCACAGAGTCTCAGTGAGTCCATCCAGAGCTACATACAAGCAGTCCTAAACTAACCAATTCTGTCGCCGTGCAGGAACGATGTTCTCGTCTGGGGCTCCAATAAGAACTATAACCTCGGCATTGGCAACGAGCAGAACACCAATGCTCCTCAGGCAGTGGATTTCTTTCGGAAGTCCAACATCTGGATAGAGCAAGTAGCATTGGGAGCCTATCACAGTCTTTTTTGCGACAAGAAGGGTCATCTCTATGCCGTCGGCCATGGCAAGGGTGGACGTCTGGGCATTGGTGTGGAGAACAGCTTGCCGGCGCCGAAGCGTGTGAAGGTCTCTTCGAAGCTGAACGACGATTCCATCATGTGCATAAGTGTCTCCCGACAACACTCTCTGCTGCTCACGCGTCGTTCGCTGGTATTTGCCTGCGGCATCAACACCGACCATCAGCTGGGAGTGCGAGATGCGCCCGAGAATCTGACACAGTTCAGGGAGGTTGTCGCATTACGTGACAATGGGGCCATCGACCTGCTGCATGTGATCGCCTGCGACCAGCACTCCATTGCCTACAGCACCAAGTGTGTATACGTCTGGGGTGCCAATCAGGGGCAATTTGGCATAAGTCGCACCACAGTCATTATTATGGCGCCCACATTGGTGAGTCTTTCTATATATTTAGATGAATATAGAACGTAAACATACAAGCCCTTGGTAATATTTCAGATAAAACTACCTGCGCGAACTTCAATCCGCTTTGTGGAAGCTAACAATGCAGCCACGGTAATTTACACAGAGGAGAAGATGATTACGTTATTTTATGGTGACAAGATTAGATACATTAAGACTCCTAAGTCAGTTTTACCTATTATTTATTCCCATATTATTATTGATGTACATGTTCTTTTCTTCAGCTACGAAGATCTCAAAAGCATTGCGGTGATAGGCGGTCATTTAAAGAGCTCCACGAAAGGATCTGCAGCAGCCCTAAAGCTATTGATGCTCACTGAGACGAATGTGGTGTTCCTGTGGTACGAGAATACACAGCAATTTTACAGGTGAGTTATTCCGGATCCCTAATAACCTTTAACCACACAACAATTATCCTTCCAGGTGTAATTTTTCGCCAATACGCCTGCCTGAGATTAAAAAGATCCTGTACAAGTGCAATCAAGTCCTAATACTATCTTTGGACGGCTGCGTCTATCGCGGCAAGTGCAATCAGATAGCCGTGCCAGCCGTCATGCTGGAAGAGAAATCCAAGCCCAATATGGATATATGGCACAACAACGATCAGAATCGCACGGAGATTTCAAGAGAGCATGTGATCCGCATCGAGCTGCAGCGTTTCCCAATATTGATCGTGCTACCGATATCTTTTGCGACGAGAGCTTCTCCTCGTTCGCCGTGCTGCAAGAGTCTCTTATGAAGTACTTCCGCAAGCCCCCACTGCCACGCAGGGAGCAAGAAGCTCTACCATGAAACCTGCGAATCGGATGCCGTGCACGATGTCGTCTTCCATGTGGATGGGGAGCGCTTTGCGGCCCACAAGTTTATCCTGTATAGTCGCGCACCAGGCCTCAGGGAGCTCACTCGCATCTACTTGGACAAGGATGTCTATCTAAATTATGAAAATCTCACGGGGAAGATGTTTGAGCTGATCCTAAAGTATATCTACACCAGTTACTGGCCAGCAGAGGATGGTAAGTCGAAATTTATTCTGCATGGGAAAGCTTTTTTAAATGCTGTGTTCCTTCTTTTAGATATCGACTGCATCCAGGAGAGTCTGGGACCCGCCAACCCTCGGGAGCGAATTCGAGCCTGCGAAATGTTTATCCCTCACTTGGAGATGTTTCAATTGGTCGATCTAGCCAGATACTTGCAGAGCTACGTACGAGATAATCAATTTCCCATACCTAGTACCCGGCAGCGTTTCAATCGGCTGCATCGCTCAGACTATCCAGAGGTCTACGATGTGCGAATCGTGTGCGAGGATTCGAAGGTTCTGGAGGCCCATAAATGCATGCTGGTGTCACGCTTGGAGTACTTTCAAATGATGTTCACGACCTCGCGGGCCGAGCGCACTACAGTCAACATGGAGGGTGTGCCCGCTGAGTACATGGAGCCAGTCCTGGACTATCTATACAGCCTGGATACAGAGGCATTCTGCAAGCAGAACTATACGGAAACCTTTCTCTACAACATGGTCACGTTCTGCGATCAGTACTTCATTGAATCGCTGCAGAACGTTTGCGAATCGCTTATTCTAGGCAAGATCAGCATACGGAAGTGCGGCGAGATGTTGGACTTTGCCGCGATGTACAACTGCAAGCTGCTGCACAAGGGATGCATGGACTTCATCTGCCACAACCTGGCCAGAGTTCTCTGCTACCGCAGCATCGAACAGTGCGATGAGGCGACTCTCAAATGCCTTAACGACCATTACCGTAAGATGTTCTCCAATGTCTTCGACTACCGC is part of the Drosophila miranda strain MSH22 chromosome Y unlocalized genomic scaffold, D.miranda_PacBio2.1 Contig_Y1_pilon, whole genome shotgun sequence genome and harbors:
- the LOC117189452 gene encoding inhibitor of Bruton tyrosine kinase-like isoform X1, encoding MSTAKAQEYDCTAKCTCRQHGNSTTAALTKRSIDNQNLGAFIFKTCGKFANIIDDLGRSAVHMSASVARYEILEWLLNHGAYINGLDYESGSSPLHRALYYGSIDCAVLLLRYGASLELLDEDTRFPLQAICRKCDEDFTTESQNDVLVWGSNKNYNLGIGNEQNTNAPQAVDFFRKSNIWIEQVALGAYHSLFCDKKGHLYAVGHGKGGRLGIGVENSLPAPKRVKVSSKLNDDSIMCISVSRQHSLLLTRRSLVFACGINTDHQLGVRDAPENLTQFREVVALRDNGAIDLLHVIACDQHSIAYSTKCVYVWGANQGQFGISRTTVIIMAPTLIKLPARTSIRFVEANNAATVIYTEEKMITLFYGDKIRYIKTPNYEDLKSIAVIGGHLKSSTKGSAAALKLLMLTETNVVFLWYENTQQFYRCNFSPIRLPEIKKILYKCNQVLILSLDGCVYRGKCNQIAVPAVMLEEKSKPNMDIWHNNDQNRTEISREHVIRIELQRFPILIVLPISFATRASPRSPCCKSLL
- the LOC117189452 gene encoding inhibitor of Bruton tyrosine kinase-like isoform X2 is translated as MSTAKAQEYDCTAKCTCRQHGNSTTAALTKRSIDNQNLGAFIFKTCGKFANIIDDLGRSAVHMSASVARYEILEWLLNHGAYINGLDYESGSSPLHRALYYGSIDCAVLLLRYGASLELLDEDTRFPLQAICRKCDEDFTTESQNDVLVWGSNKNYNLGIGNEQNTNAPQAVDFFRKSNIWIEQVALGAYHSLFCDKKGHLYAVGHGKGGRLGIGVENSLPAPKRVKVSSKLNDDSIMCISVSRQHSLLLTRRSLVFACGINTDHQLGVRDAPENLTQFREVVALRDNGAIDLLHVIACDQHSIAYSTKCVYVWGANQGQFGISRTTVIIMAPTLIKLPARTSIRFVEANNAATLRRSQKHCGDRRSFKELHERICSSPKAIDAH
- the LOC117189460 gene encoding inhibitor of Bruton tyrosine kinase-like — encoded protein: MFIPHLEMFQLVDLARYLQSYVRDNQFPIPSTRQRFNRLHRSDYPEVYDVRIVCEDSKVLEAHKCMLVSRLEYFQMMFTTSRAERTTVNMEGVPAEYMEPVLDYLYSLDTEAFCKQNYTETFLYNMVTFCDQYFIESLQNVCESLILGKISIRKCGEMLDFAAMYNCKLLHKGCMDFICHNLARVLCYRSIEQCDEATLKCLNDHYRKMFSNVFDYRQITPFSEAIEDELLLSFVVDCDIDLDYRMDPETKLKAAAELKQKDLRRQDARHYYEQQAISSMMRSLSVSESASGPEATTGPHRPDRKALEARARTGLVWWTKRNRNES